A genomic stretch from Spongiibacter nanhainus includes:
- a CDS encoding IS5 family transposase: MSQLTFAEAEYRNKKRKTRRELFLEKMDGLIPWAKLEKKLRKYYPKGENGNPPYPLPIVLRVHCLQLFYNLSDPAMEDALYEIESMRRFAGLRLSDRLPDESTILRFRHFLERHKLGKVIFDTVSAQLRQQGLMMREGTIVDATIIAAPSSTKNQDGERDPEMHQTKKGNEWHFGMKMHIGVDDRDGLIHSVETTAANVHDLNAADQLLHGEEQRVWGDAGYTGIHKRDEFKDRDVDWRIALRPGTRSKLADQLQEMLEEIKASVRAKVEHPFRTIKQQFGYGKVRYRGLAKNTNRLYVLSAFTNLLRAEKYLPS, translated from the coding sequence ATGAGCCAGCTTACCTTCGCCGAAGCCGAATACCGGAACAAAAAGCGTAAAACGCGGCGGGAGCTGTTCCTGGAAAAAATGGATGGCTTGATTCCCTGGGCCAAGCTGGAGAAGAAGCTCCGCAAGTACTACCCCAAGGGTGAGAATGGAAACCCACCTTACCCGCTCCCCATTGTGCTTCGGGTGCATTGCCTGCAATTATTTTACAACCTCAGCGATCCGGCGATGGAAGATGCGTTGTACGAGATTGAGTCTATGCGCCGCTTTGCCGGGCTGCGCCTGTCTGACCGGCTGCCAGATGAAAGCACCATTCTCCGCTTCCGTCATTTTTTAGAGCGTCACAAATTGGGCAAGGTGATCTTCGATACCGTGAGCGCCCAGTTGCGGCAGCAGGGCCTGATGATGCGTGAAGGCACCATTGTTGATGCCACGATTATCGCCGCGCCCAGCTCAACCAAGAACCAGGATGGCGAGCGAGACCCGGAGATGCACCAGACCAAGAAAGGCAATGAATGGCACTTCGGCATGAAGATGCATATTGGCGTGGATGACCGTGACGGCTTGATTCACAGCGTCGAAACCACAGCCGCGAATGTGCATGACCTCAATGCGGCAGATCAGCTTCTACATGGAGAAGAACAGCGGGTCTGGGGTGATGCGGGTTATACCGGTATCCATAAGCGAGATGAATTTAAAGATCGGGATGTCGATTGGCGCATCGCGCTACGCCCCGGCACCCGGAGCAAGCTGGCTGACCAGCTACAGGAAATGCTGGAGGAGATAAAGGCCAGCGTTCGTGCGAAGGTTGAGCATCCGTTCCGAACGATCAAGCAGCAGTTTGGTTATGGGAAGGTGCGCTACCGCGGACTGGCGAAAAATACCAATCGCCTGTATGTCCTATCGGCATTTACCAACCTGCTGAGAGCGGAGAAATACTTGCCTTCGTAG